A DNA window from Pseudarthrobacter sp. W1I19 contains the following coding sequences:
- a CDS encoding haloacid dehalogenase type II gives MAFEFETKPKFVTFDMNGTLIKFAISDALRQVLGDRLPAELAEDYLQACKAYRIDECMGEYKPFREIVANSMERASRRLGIEYREADAQAVYEIVPTWGPYPGVTEALNRLAEEIPLVIITNSDTADAARLSANLKAPFDVVISAEEMGTYKPRLGAFEYMFEKLGVTPDEIVHVSASPMYDHRSAAIMGIKNKVYVDRGFEHDEHWLGYERITDIADLPVLFGLPRPAGS, from the coding sequence ATGGCATTCGAATTCGAAACCAAACCGAAGTTCGTGACGTTCGACATGAACGGAACGCTGATCAAGTTCGCTATCAGCGACGCGCTGCGTCAGGTTCTGGGCGACCGGCTGCCGGCCGAGCTCGCCGAAGACTACCTGCAGGCCTGCAAGGCGTACCGCATCGACGAGTGCATGGGCGAGTACAAGCCATTCCGCGAGATCGTTGCCAACTCCATGGAACGCGCCTCGCGCAGGCTCGGCATTGAGTACCGCGAGGCCGATGCTCAGGCTGTTTACGAGATCGTCCCCACCTGGGGCCCGTACCCCGGCGTCACCGAGGCACTGAACCGGCTGGCTGAAGAAATCCCGCTGGTCATCATCACGAACAGCGATACCGCGGATGCTGCGCGCCTTTCGGCCAACCTCAAGGCCCCATTCGACGTCGTCATCAGCGCAGAGGAGATGGGCACCTACAAGCCGCGGCTCGGTGCGTTTGAGTACATGTTCGAGAAGCTGGGCGTGACACCGGATGAGATCGTGCACGTCTCCGCGAGCCCGATGTATGACCACCGCTCCGCGGCCATCATGGGCATCAAGAACAAGGTGTATGTCGACCGGGGCTTCGAGCACGACGAACACTGGCTCGGCTACGAGCGGATCACCGACATTGCCGACCTCCCCGTCCTCTTCGGCCTGCCGCGTCCCGCTGGCTCCTGA
- a CDS encoding alanine racemase — protein MNRIQRALDVLLERIDTPAPIVLADVMQENIDRMQAFAARNNLDVRPHVKTHKCVEIGRRQVKAGAVGITAGNVGEAQVFAASGFNDIFIAYPIWAAGTKGPRIRKLAESTRLRVGVDNVAAINALADAMGDEAGLLQVVIEVDCGARRSGAAPEAAGDLALAARKRGLVPVGVFTYPGHGSAGPNARKGAAKDQDAALTTAVRSLSAVGITPEVVSAGSTPTVEFATNSVITEIRPGEYVFNDLNNTRLGACTEDQIALFVAGTVVSDWVPDQVILDIGTKALGREGSPEIGFGAIAGTTAVLSKLNEYHGFLPLTDGDFRPGVGTVLPVVPNHVCPVVVNFEEYIVTDSTGTRLERWPVDARGFLN, from the coding sequence GTGAACCGCATTCAACGAGCCCTGGATGTTCTCCTCGAGCGGATCGACACCCCCGCGCCGATCGTGCTGGCCGACGTGATGCAGGAGAACATCGACCGGATGCAGGCCTTCGCCGCCCGGAACAACCTGGACGTACGCCCACACGTCAAGACGCACAAGTGCGTGGAAATCGGCCGGCGCCAGGTCAAGGCCGGGGCGGTTGGAATCACCGCGGGCAACGTGGGTGAGGCCCAGGTCTTCGCCGCGTCCGGGTTCAACGACATCTTCATCGCCTACCCGATCTGGGCCGCCGGAACGAAAGGGCCGCGGATCCGCAAGCTGGCCGAGAGCACCCGGCTGCGGGTCGGCGTCGACAACGTCGCGGCGATCAATGCCCTCGCCGACGCGATGGGGGACGAAGCCGGACTGCTGCAGGTTGTCATTGAGGTCGATTGTGGTGCCCGCCGTTCCGGGGCTGCTCCCGAAGCCGCAGGGGACCTCGCCCTGGCCGCACGAAAGCGCGGCCTGGTCCCGGTGGGGGTCTTCACTTATCCGGGTCACGGCAGCGCCGGTCCTAATGCCCGCAAGGGTGCTGCGAAGGACCAGGATGCCGCGCTCACCACCGCCGTACGCAGCCTCAGCGCAGTGGGGATCACTCCAGAGGTGGTCAGCGCAGGTTCCACACCCACCGTGGAGTTCGCCACCAACAGCGTGATCACCGAGATTCGGCCCGGCGAGTACGTGTTCAATGACCTGAACAACACCCGGCTCGGGGCCTGCACCGAGGATCAGATCGCGTTGTTCGTCGCCGGGACGGTGGTCAGCGACTGGGTCCCCGATCAGGTCATCCTCGACATCGGCACCAAAGCCCTCGGCCGTGAAGGCAGCCCCGAGATCGGCTTCGGCGCCATCGCCGGCACTACCGCTGTGCTGTCCAAGCTCAACGAATACCACGGATTCCTCCCCCTGACTGACGGGGACTTCCGCCCGGGCGTCGGGACCGTGCTCCCGGTGGTCCCCAACCATGTATGCCCGGTCGTCGTGAACTTCGAGGAGTACATCGTCACCGACAGCACGGGCACAAGGCTGGAACGATGGCCTGTCGACGCCCGCGGATTCCTCAACTGA
- a CDS encoding amino acid ABC transporter permease codes for MVKTIPQGSGTAVAGLDSALKPRLKRRGTFEYVAWVLCSLIGIGILFSVSTNPNFKWGVVAQYFTHESILRGLMLTLFLTFASMALGTLLGLGLAIMRGSSIKPIAATAGVYITIFRGTPVLVQLIFWFNVAALYPDLFIGIPFTDIGTAIDVNALMAPITAALIGLTLNEGAYMAEIVRGGFSSVGKGQIEAADSLGMSGSMKMRKVIIPQAMPSIIPATGNQVIGMFKGTSLVSVLGVAELLQSAQLIYARTYETIPLLLVASLWYLVMTLLLSYPQSKLEQKYSRATSRLPRKARPVVLTDPEGAAR; via the coding sequence ATGGTGAAAACGATTCCGCAGGGAAGTGGGACGGCGGTGGCCGGGCTGGATTCAGCGCTCAAGCCCCGGCTGAAGCGGCGCGGCACTTTTGAGTACGTTGCCTGGGTGCTGTGCAGCCTGATCGGCATCGGCATCCTGTTCTCCGTCTCGACCAACCCCAACTTCAAATGGGGCGTCGTTGCCCAATACTTCACGCATGAATCCATCCTGCGCGGGCTGATGCTCACACTCTTCCTGACCTTTGCCAGCATGGCCCTGGGAACCCTGCTGGGCCTGGGCCTGGCGATCATGCGCGGCTCGAGCATCAAGCCGATCGCTGCTACGGCCGGGGTCTACATCACGATTTTTCGTGGCACCCCGGTTCTGGTGCAGCTGATCTTCTGGTTCAACGTTGCTGCGTTGTACCCGGACCTGTTCATCGGGATCCCGTTCACGGACATCGGCACCGCGATCGATGTGAACGCCCTAATGGCCCCTATCACCGCAGCCCTGATCGGCCTGACCCTGAACGAGGGCGCCTACATGGCCGAGATTGTCCGAGGCGGGTTCTCCTCGGTCGGCAAGGGCCAGATCGAGGCCGCCGACTCCCTGGGCATGAGCGGGTCGATGAAGATGCGCAAGGTCATCATTCCCCAGGCGATGCCCTCGATCATCCCGGCGACCGGCAACCAGGTCATCGGCATGTTCAAAGGCACCTCCCTGGTCAGCGTGCTCGGCGTTGCCGAACTGCTTCAAAGCGCGCAGCTGATCTACGCCCGCACCTACGAGACCATCCCGCTGCTGCTCGTGGCCAGCCTCTGGTACCTCGTGATGACCCTGCTGCTGAGCTACCCCCAGTCGAAGCTCGAACAGAAATACTCCCGCGCAACCTCCCGGCTGCCCCGCAAAGCCAGACCCGTTGTGCTGACCGACCCTGAAGGCGCTGCACGATGA
- a CDS encoding FAD-binding oxidoreductase: protein MTALAATPRNGDLGFWMAGLADSRPTYPRFSGQDSVDLAIIGGGYTGLWAAYFAKKLEPSLKVAVFEAEQIGYGASGRNGGWLSAMPPGNRATFARASGGGLDASIALQQEFVAGVDAVLDVLQVEGIDADQRKGGALVAAHTKAGLGRLVTRRDTDWKYGLTEDDVHLLDRNEFQSEINISTVHGGLFYKHCARIHPAKLAYGLGATLASMGVSIYEGSRVDSIDSKVLTLANGRVSAAKAFICTEGYSGQLLGSRTLVPINSSMIVTKPLSDEAWQQIGWNGPQCLNDSAHTFIYSQRTADGRIAIGGRGAPYRYGSGTGGTGSTPQSTIDLISTKLRSFFPGIPFEVDHAWSGVLGVTRDWNGGVHWDQASGIGSSTGYAGHGVTAAYVGGRTLAELAFEQKTARTTLPWVGYRSRKWEPEPLRWLGVHGMYRLFGLADQWEERRDSTKTSLLAKFGSRLAGLHE, encoded by the coding sequence ATGACAGCCCTTGCGGCAACACCCCGAAATGGAGATCTCGGCTTCTGGATGGCCGGCCTCGCGGACAGCAGGCCCACGTACCCCCGCTTTAGCGGTCAGGACTCTGTAGACCTGGCGATTATCGGCGGCGGTTACACAGGCCTGTGGGCCGCGTACTTCGCCAAAAAACTCGAACCGTCGCTCAAGGTCGCGGTATTTGAGGCAGAGCAGATTGGCTACGGCGCCTCCGGACGGAACGGCGGCTGGCTTTCAGCAATGCCCCCTGGAAACCGGGCCACCTTCGCCCGCGCGTCCGGAGGCGGGCTGGACGCCAGCATCGCACTGCAGCAGGAGTTTGTCGCCGGCGTCGATGCCGTCCTGGACGTTCTCCAGGTCGAGGGCATCGATGCGGACCAGCGCAAGGGCGGCGCGTTGGTCGCAGCCCACACCAAGGCGGGGCTGGGCCGGCTCGTGACCAGGCGTGACACCGATTGGAAGTACGGCCTGACCGAAGACGATGTCCATCTGCTCGACCGGAACGAATTCCAAAGCGAAATCAACATCTCCACCGTCCACGGCGGGCTGTTCTACAAACACTGTGCCCGCATTCATCCGGCGAAACTCGCCTACGGCCTCGGTGCCACCCTGGCCTCCATGGGGGTGAGCATCTACGAAGGCAGCCGCGTCGACAGCATCGACAGCAAGGTCCTTACCCTGGCCAACGGACGCGTCTCCGCGGCAAAGGCGTTCATCTGTACGGAAGGCTATTCTGGACAGCTGCTTGGCAGCAGGACGCTTGTACCCATCAATTCCTCGATGATCGTGACCAAGCCGCTGTCCGACGAGGCATGGCAGCAGATCGGCTGGAACGGGCCGCAGTGCCTTAACGACTCCGCGCACACTTTCATTTATTCGCAGCGAACAGCGGACGGCCGGATCGCTATCGGCGGCCGCGGAGCGCCCTACCGCTACGGCTCAGGCACGGGGGGCACCGGTTCAACGCCCCAGTCCACCATTGACCTGATCTCTACAAAGCTTCGCTCCTTCTTCCCCGGTATCCCCTTCGAAGTGGATCACGCCTGGTCCGGAGTCCTCGGGGTTACCCGTGACTGGAACGGCGGCGTGCACTGGGACCAGGCATCCGGGATCGGATCGTCCACCGGCTACGCGGGACACGGCGTCACGGCAGCCTACGTCGGCGGCAGGACACTCGCGGAGCTCGCCTTCGAACAAAAAACAGCACGGACAACACTCCCCTGGGTCGGCTACCGGTCACGGAAGTGGGAACCCGAGCCCCTCCGCTGGCTCGGTGTCCACGGCATGTACCGGCTCTTTGGACTTGCTGACCAATGGGAAGAACGCAGGGACTCCACCAAGACCTCACTCCTGGCCAAATTCGGCAGCAGGCTCGCCGGACTGCACGAATAG
- a CDS encoding amino acid ABC transporter ATP-binding protein: MSNDGTILARKIRKSFGPKTVLKDINLEIASGEICCIIGPSGSGKSTILRCINGLETVDSGVLKVNGEDFGYYETETAYHALPPKKLAEQRTRVGMVFQSFNLFPNMTANENIMSGPVLVKGADKNQALKQAHELLAGVGLGNFGDYYPAQLSGGQQQRVAIARSLAMDPEIILFDEPTSALDPEKVGEVLAVMKDLAKKGMTMVVVTHEMGFAREVADSLIFMDDGYIVERGDAREVLANPQEPRTQAFLKQVL; this comes from the coding sequence ATGAGTAACGACGGAACCATCCTTGCCCGCAAGATCCGAAAGTCCTTCGGACCCAAAACAGTCCTCAAAGACATCAACCTGGAGATCGCCAGCGGCGAGATTTGCTGCATCATCGGCCCCAGCGGCTCCGGTAAATCCACTATCCTGCGCTGCATTAACGGCCTGGAAACCGTCGACTCCGGAGTCCTGAAAGTCAACGGCGAGGACTTCGGCTACTACGAAACCGAGACCGCGTACCACGCCCTGCCGCCGAAGAAACTCGCCGAACAGCGCACCAGGGTGGGCATGGTCTTCCAGTCCTTCAACCTCTTCCCCAACATGACCGCGAACGAAAACATCATGTCCGGACCCGTCCTGGTCAAAGGCGCTGACAAAAATCAAGCCCTCAAACAAGCCCACGAACTGCTCGCCGGCGTCGGGCTTGGCAACTTCGGCGACTACTATCCCGCCCAGCTCTCCGGCGGACAACAGCAGCGCGTCGCGATCGCCCGATCCCTGGCCATGGACCCCGAAATCATCCTCTTCGACGAACCCACCTCCGCCCTGGACCCCGAAAAAGTCGGCGAAGTCCTCGCCGTCATGAAAGACCTCGCCAAGAAGGGCATGACCATGGTGGTGGTCACCCACGAAATGGGCTTCGCCCGCGAAGTAGCCGACTCGCTGATCTTCATGGACGACGGCTACATCGTCGAACGCGGCGACGCCCGCGAAGTCCTCGCCAACCCGCAGGAACCCCGCACCCAGGCCTTCCTGAAACAGGTCCTCTAA
- a CDS encoding RidA family protein, translating to MSVTKADSAVDRLQALGLELPNLADNAYYVDHRAVDSSIHIAGQLPYKDGVLLGQGVVGRDVDLETAQELARHCVLNCLAAAVQAVGDLDRVRTVQMLVFVASGPDFGLQSKVANAASELLIKVLGENGRHARTAIGVAGLPLNTPVEIQMICTAV from the coding sequence ATGAGCGTCACCAAGGCCGACTCGGCTGTGGATCGGCTCCAGGCTCTTGGTCTGGAGCTTCCCAACCTCGCTGACAACGCGTACTACGTGGACCACCGGGCGGTGGACTCCAGCATCCACATCGCAGGCCAGCTGCCTTACAAGGACGGTGTGCTGCTGGGCCAGGGCGTCGTGGGCCGGGACGTAGACCTGGAGACGGCGCAGGAGCTCGCGCGCCATTGCGTGTTGAACTGCCTGGCCGCCGCCGTGCAGGCCGTGGGCGACCTGGACCGGGTCCGGACCGTGCAGATGCTGGTCTTCGTGGCCAGCGGGCCGGACTTCGGTCTGCAGTCAAAGGTTGCCAACGCTGCCAGTGAACTGCTCATCAAAGTGTTGGGTGAGAACGGGCGGCACGCCCGGACCGCGATCGGTGTCGCCGGGCTGCCGCTGAACACTCCGGTCGAGATCCAGATGATCTGCACGGCCGTTTAG
- a CDS encoding GntR family transcriptional regulator codes for MGSKFQWHEQRTTTPDGVYRVLRTAILDGTVPPGEQLRETHIATDLGISRSPLREALTRLEEEGLVVKIPFKGSFVVEVSARDVAEIASIRMLVEPYAAELSAATLRGPERLRLKQTIEELYRATDTNDIPASIDAHLRFHRLFYEFSGNAALQALWNGWENKLRLYFAVDHPTYSDLHEIAVEHERLAELALAGDIDSFRQEMESQFHNALSGEEDLKAT; via the coding sequence ATGGGCAGCAAGTTTCAGTGGCACGAACAGCGGACCACTACGCCTGACGGCGTGTACCGTGTGCTTCGTACAGCCATCCTGGATGGAACCGTGCCTCCGGGGGAACAGCTGCGCGAGACGCATATTGCCACCGATCTCGGGATCAGCCGGTCCCCCCTGCGTGAGGCGCTCACCCGGCTTGAAGAGGAAGGGCTGGTCGTGAAGATCCCCTTCAAGGGATCGTTTGTTGTGGAAGTAAGCGCCCGCGACGTCGCCGAGATCGCATCGATTCGCATGCTTGTCGAGCCTTACGCTGCTGAGCTCTCGGCCGCAACGTTGCGCGGTCCTGAGCGGCTTCGGTTGAAGCAGACAATCGAGGAACTATACAGGGCCACGGACACCAACGATATCCCGGCAAGCATCGACGCCCACCTCCGCTTCCACAGGCTCTTCTACGAATTCTCGGGAAACGCCGCCTTGCAGGCTCTGTGGAACGGTTGGGAGAACAAGTTGCGGCTCTATTTCGCCGTCGACCATCCTACATACAGTGACCTCCACGAAATCGCCGTTGAGCACGAGAGACTGGCCGAGCTTGCTTTGGCGGGTGACATCGATTCTTTCCGTCAGGAGATGGAGAGCCAGTTCCACAATGCGCTCAGCGGGGAAGAAGATCTCAAAGCAACGTAA
- a CDS encoding ABC transporter substrate-binding protein translates to MKTMNKIQTAAAGLAVLLALSACGGAATGTSATDIPKTQNTRDVSEGVQPDEAAVALLPESYKSKGELTVAMDLSSPPMTFLAEDNSTAIGVNPDLARLVAKKLGLKLKFENTAFDTIIPGIDGGRYDFTATTMSATEERLKVMDMINYLKGGSAVAVAKDNPLELTNDTLCGKNIAVTKGSTQQLKHLPNVSKWTCEEKGQPAINAITLPNIQEALTQLDSKRIDGVFYDASALAWANAQQPDHFTILEPRMDTRTNTNVAMGLKKGSALTPALQAAIQSVLETPEYKESLEYWGLGESAITQAAIR, encoded by the coding sequence ATGAAGACGATGAATAAAATCCAAACGGCGGCCGCGGGGCTTGCTGTCCTGTTGGCGCTGAGCGCCTGTGGCGGCGCGGCTACGGGCACCTCGGCAACGGATATTCCCAAGACGCAGAATACCCGTGACGTTTCCGAGGGCGTCCAGCCGGATGAGGCCGCGGTGGCTTTGCTGCCCGAGTCCTACAAGTCCAAGGGCGAACTGACCGTGGCGATGGATCTGAGCTCCCCGCCGATGACGTTCCTCGCTGAGGACAACAGCACCGCGATCGGAGTGAACCCTGACCTCGCCCGACTGGTGGCGAAGAAGCTGGGGCTGAAGCTGAAGTTTGAGAACACGGCGTTCGACACGATCATTCCCGGTATCGACGGCGGCCGGTATGACTTCACCGCCACCACGATGTCCGCCACGGAAGAGCGGCTGAAGGTCATGGACATGATCAACTACCTCAAGGGCGGCTCGGCCGTCGCGGTAGCCAAGGACAACCCGTTAGAGCTGACCAACGACACGCTCTGCGGCAAGAACATCGCCGTGACGAAGGGCTCCACCCAGCAACTCAAGCACCTGCCAAACGTCTCGAAGTGGACCTGCGAGGAAAAGGGCCAGCCAGCCATCAACGCCATCACTCTGCCCAACATCCAGGAAGCCCTGACCCAGCTGGACTCCAAGCGGATAGACGGCGTGTTCTACGACGCCAGCGCCCTGGCTTGGGCCAACGCGCAGCAGCCGGACCACTTCACCATCCTGGAGCCGCGGATGGATACCCGCACGAACACCAACGTCGCGATGGGCCTGAAGAAGGGCTCTGCGCTGACGCCGGCCCTGCAGGCAGCGATCCAGTCGGTGCTGGAAACCCCGGAATACAAGGAGTCCCTGGAGTACTGGGGCCTGGGCGAATCGGCCATTACTCAAGCCGCGATCCGCTAG
- the solA gene encoding N-methyl-L-tryptophan oxidase, producing MDGKLAVIGLGSIGSMALWQATRLTDSVAGFEAHVPAHARSAVGGDTRLFRMIYRGNPDLYPILERSRDLWAELEAETGQDILSRTGGLSIGTQDGAYLSALLETTNTNGADHEILSREEMAQRYPQHNLRPGDIAVFDPHAGALRTDRAVTAAITAAQANGATIHTNTPITSIEETADGVLITSGEKTWTFDNVIVSSGGWSQQLMPDYLRGATQTKRLILTWFVAKDAAEFSPEKFPVFSRVQEGRSMYGAPAVDGATVKATLDGRGRPTPNPDAVPRELTSAEITETTETVTEFFPGLHPSIVRSDAFPDLFTSDGQPLIGHFNEGSRIYVATGFSGGGFKNATGYGQIAAQEALGKRAVGNLDFVRPQRFKSSSIGNHSYLLKA from the coding sequence ATGGACGGAAAACTCGCCGTCATCGGCCTGGGCAGCATCGGATCCATGGCCCTCTGGCAAGCCACCCGCCTGACTGACTCCGTCGCCGGATTCGAGGCCCACGTACCCGCCCATGCGCGCAGCGCCGTCGGCGGCGACACCCGGCTCTTCCGCATGATCTACCGCGGCAACCCCGATCTCTACCCCATCCTGGAACGCTCCCGCGATCTCTGGGCCGAACTTGAAGCCGAAACCGGCCAGGACATCCTCAGCCGCACCGGCGGACTGTCCATCGGCACCCAAGACGGCGCCTACCTCAGCGCCCTGCTCGAAACCACCAACACCAACGGCGCGGACCACGAAATCCTCAGCCGCGAAGAGATGGCCCAACGCTACCCCCAGCACAACCTCCGCCCGGGCGACATCGCCGTCTTTGACCCGCACGCCGGCGCCCTGCGCACCGACCGCGCCGTCACAGCCGCCATCACCGCGGCCCAAGCGAACGGCGCAACCATCCACACCAACACCCCCATCACCAGCATCGAAGAAACCGCCGACGGCGTCCTCATCACCTCCGGGGAGAAGACTTGGACCTTCGACAACGTCATCGTCTCCTCTGGCGGCTGGTCCCAACAGTTGATGCCCGACTATCTCAGAGGAGCAACCCAAACCAAACGGCTCATCCTGACCTGGTTCGTCGCAAAGGACGCAGCAGAGTTCTCACCCGAAAAGTTCCCCGTCTTCAGCCGGGTGCAGGAGGGCCGCTCCATGTATGGCGCACCCGCGGTCGACGGCGCCACAGTCAAGGCAACCCTTGACGGCCGCGGCAGGCCAACACCCAACCCCGACGCCGTGCCCAGGGAACTGACCTCCGCGGAAATAACCGAGACCACCGAAACCGTCACCGAGTTCTTCCCCGGACTCCACCCATCCATCGTCCGCTCCGACGCCTTCCCGGACCTCTTCACTTCCGATGGGCAGCCTCTGATCGGGCACTTCAATGAAGGCAGCAGAATCTACGTTGCCACCGGCTTCTCCGGAGGCGGCTTCAAAAACGCCACCGGCTACGGCCAAATCGCGGCACAGGAAGCCCTCGGCAAACGAGCCGTCGGGAACCTGGACTTCGTACGCCCACAACGATTCAAAAGCAGCTCGATTGGCAACCACTCCTACCTTTTGAAAGCGTGA
- a CDS encoding thioesterase family protein: MDHADIRGSASTARAAGPGTPFPEASVERTVEWVDTDASGHQHNSAILRWVEAAEAELFRSLRLPEYFPCAPRVQQVVNYKAKLWFGQRVRATVKINALGRTSLTMGFEVRGESTFAPDGAHPDFGTVAAFGTVTTAYVPAGAAAAQPWPEHFVRALRGSAE, translated from the coding sequence ATGGATCACGCTGACATACGGGGGAGTGCCTCCACGGCGCGTGCTGCAGGCCCGGGCACGCCGTTTCCGGAGGCAAGCGTTGAGCGGACAGTGGAGTGGGTGGATACCGATGCCTCGGGACACCAGCACAATTCCGCCATCCTGCGGTGGGTGGAGGCGGCAGAGGCGGAACTGTTCCGCAGCTTGCGGCTGCCCGAATACTTTCCTTGCGCGCCCCGTGTCCAGCAGGTGGTCAATTACAAGGCAAAGCTGTGGTTCGGCCAGCGCGTGAGGGCAACGGTGAAAATCAACGCGCTTGGCCGGACCTCGCTGACCATGGGTTTCGAGGTCCGGGGCGAATCTACCTTTGCTCCCGACGGCGCCCATCCCGACTTCGGTACGGTGGCGGCTTTCGGCACGGTCACCACGGCGTACGTCCCGGCGGGAGCCGCGGCTGCCCAGCCCTGGCCTGAGCACTTCGTCAGGGCCCTGCGGGGCTCTGCTGAGTGA
- a CDS encoding SDR family NAD(P)-dependent oxidoreductase, which produces MRLDKTTALVTGANSGIGQAVCSHFRNEGARLLLTGRKEQLDSAQPEDLYVPGDLNDEAFVESLARQAAESFGTVDVVVLNHGLQVSGPLTEMAYEDARNVLHSNLLSSFLVLKHFAPLMPAAGGSFVLVSSRLGIVGKPDEVLYSAAKGGLIMLAKGAAIEWASRNIRVNVVAPGLTATPIIEASFQRREDPEAYRAQREGQIPLQRLATPEEIADAILFMASPESSYITGAVLPVDGGYTAA; this is translated from the coding sequence ATGAGACTTGATAAGACCACGGCCCTGGTCACCGGGGCCAACAGCGGAATCGGGCAGGCAGTATGTTCCCACTTCCGGAACGAAGGCGCCCGGCTGCTGCTCACCGGCCGCAAGGAGCAACTCGACAGCGCCCAGCCGGAGGACCTCTACGTCCCCGGAGACCTCAACGACGAGGCGTTCGTCGAAAGCCTGGCCCGGCAGGCCGCCGAATCCTTCGGCACCGTGGACGTCGTCGTCCTTAACCACGGCCTGCAGGTCAGTGGCCCGCTGACGGAGATGGCCTACGAGGACGCGAGGAACGTGCTGCACAGCAACCTGCTCAGCTCCTTCCTGGTGTTGAAGCACTTCGCGCCGCTGATGCCCGCTGCCGGCGGCTCGTTCGTGCTTGTCAGCTCACGGCTGGGGATTGTCGGCAAGCCCGATGAAGTCCTGTACTCCGCAGCCAAGGGCGGCCTGATCATGCTCGCCAAAGGCGCCGCGATCGAATGGGCGTCGCGCAACATCCGCGTCAACGTCGTTGCACCGGGGCTGACAGCGACCCCGATCATCGAAGCGTCGTTCCAGCGCAGGGAAGACCCAGAGGCCTACCGCGCCCAGCGCGAGGGCCAAATCCCGCTCCAGCGCCTGGCCACCCCCGAAGAGATCGCCGATGCGATCCTCTTCATGGCGTCCCCGGAATCTTCCTACATCACCGGCGCGGTCCTGCCCGTCGACGGCGGATACACTGCCGCCTAA